The following are encoded together in the Streptomyces sp. NBC_00341 genome:
- a CDS encoding TetR/AcrR family transcriptional regulator — MAEAQQGPRARYREQTRAEIKEAALRQLAEGGVAALALTRIAKDMGLSGPALYRYFGSRDDLLHALIRDAYDDAASAIGAAGARSVAAAQSPRERLHALAVAYRAWAVREPHRYLLIQGAPVPGYVAPADTLDRARAVLGPFLPVFAGGTPGAGVAPVVAQMAAWLDGDPAVGGWVAEYAADAAGPAGAAGALAGALLAWAQLHGSVGLEAAGQFEGMGHSGGTLLDAQVAMLADTFGLE; from the coding sequence ATGGCCGAGGCGCAGCAGGGGCCGCGGGCCCGCTACCGGGAGCAGACCCGGGCGGAGATCAAGGAAGCGGCCCTGCGACAGCTGGCCGAAGGGGGTGTGGCGGCGCTCGCGCTCACCCGGATCGCCAAGGACATGGGCCTGTCCGGGCCCGCGCTCTACCGCTACTTCGGCAGCCGCGACGACCTGCTGCATGCGCTGATCAGGGACGCGTACGACGATGCCGCCTCGGCCATCGGCGCGGCGGGCGCCCGTTCGGTGGCCGCCGCGCAGAGCCCGCGCGAGCGGCTGCACGCGCTGGCGGTGGCGTACCGGGCCTGGGCGGTCCGGGAGCCGCACCGGTATCTCCTGATCCAGGGCGCCCCGGTGCCGGGGTATGTCGCGCCCGCCGACACGCTGGACCGGGCGCGCGCGGTGCTCGGGCCGTTCCTTCCGGTATTCGCGGGCGGGACGCCAGGGGCGGGTGTGGCGCCGGTGGTGGCACAGATGGCGGCCTGGCTGGACGGGGATCCGGCTGTGGGCGGCTGGGTGGCCGAGTACGCGGCGGACGCCGCCGGCCCGGCGGGCGCTGCCGGAGCTCTGGCCGGCGCGCTCCTCGCCTGGGCGCAGCTGCACGGCTCCGTGGGCCTGGAGGCAGCGGGCCAGTTCGAGGGGATGGGACACAGCGGGGGCACCCTGCTGGACGCGCAGGTCGCAATGCTGGCGGACACCTTCGGGCTGGAGTGA
- a CDS encoding NAD-dependent epimerase/dehydratase family protein — protein MTAARDLQVVLGAGPAGTALAVELVRRGHPVRLVDRAAAGPALEGVDRFAADVATPEGARAAVGGAAVVYHCVNVAYHLQVEAMPRIQRAVLAAVEAEGARLVVLDTLYPYGETHGAVMTEDTPWNATTDKGVMRAELDARYLAAHTEGRLRVVLGRSADFVGPGVLNSTLGGAVFPAALTGGEVPAFGDIDLPHSYTYIGDVAAGLATLGENPDGDGRVWHLPTAPALTTRRILEMIEERVGRPLTLTVVAEPRPFGPFDEQFMTAYAEMFYQHTEAQIVDSSAIEKAFGLVPNPLSATVDATLAWYGELLAAH, from the coding sequence ATGACCGCAGCACGTGATCTTCAGGTAGTCCTCGGCGCGGGCCCCGCCGGTACCGCGCTCGCCGTCGAACTCGTCCGCCGGGGCCACCCGGTCCGGCTCGTCGACCGGGCGGCCGCCGGCCCGGCGCTCGAAGGCGTCGACCGGTTCGCCGCCGATGTCGCCACCCCGGAGGGCGCCCGTGCGGCGGTCGGGGGCGCCGCCGTCGTCTACCACTGCGTCAACGTGGCGTACCACCTCCAGGTCGAGGCCATGCCGCGCATCCAGAGGGCCGTACTCGCGGCGGTCGAGGCCGAGGGCGCTCGCCTCGTGGTGCTCGACACGCTCTACCCGTACGGCGAGACGCACGGTGCGGTCATGACGGAGGACACCCCGTGGAACGCCACGACCGACAAGGGCGTGATGCGCGCCGAGCTCGACGCCCGCTACCTCGCCGCGCACACCGAGGGCCGGCTGCGGGTGGTACTGGGCCGGTCCGCCGACTTCGTGGGGCCCGGTGTCCTCAACTCCACGTTGGGCGGCGCGGTGTTCCCCGCCGCGCTGACCGGGGGAGAGGTCCCGGCGTTCGGTGACATCGACCTGCCGCACAGCTACACGTACATCGGTGATGTCGCCGCGGGCCTCGCGACGCTGGGTGAGAACCCGGACGGCGACGGCAGGGTCTGGCACCTGCCCACCGCCCCGGCGCTCACCACGCGCCGGATCCTGGAGATGATCGAGGAGCGCGTCGGCCGTCCGCTGACCCTGACCGTCGTCGCGGAACCCCGGCCCTTCGGACCGTTCGACGAGCAGTTCATGACGGCGTACGCCGAGATGTTCTACCAGCACACGGAGGCCCAGATCGTCGACTCCTCCGCCATCGAGAAGGCGTTCGGCCTGGTGCCGAACCCCCTCTCCGCCACCGTCGACGCCACGCTCGCGTGGTACGGGGAGCTCCTGGCGGCGCACTGA
- a CDS encoding transketolase family protein: protein MDTMRDRFISTTSHLLDEDPRLALVLAEISRDGFSRAERAHPHRVVNVGIREQLLIGAGAGMALTGMRPIVHTFASFLVERPFEQVKLDFGHQGVGGVLVSAGASYDWPAGGFTHMAPGDVALLDTLDGWTVHVPGHPDEAETLLRDAVTGDDRVYVRLSMQSNERARPVGGAGGFTTVREGTGGVVIAVGPMLDNVLAATEGLDVSVLYATTVRPFDGDGLRGAVGDRPAADVVIVEPYLAGTSTAAANDALAALPHRILGLGVARQELRRYGQMDEHLAAHGLDPRGLRQRIGGFLGR from the coding sequence ATGGACACGATGCGGGACCGTTTCATCTCGACCACCTCACACCTGCTCGACGAGGACCCGCGGCTGGCGCTCGTGCTGGCCGAGATCAGCCGGGACGGCTTCAGCCGGGCCGAGCGCGCCCATCCGCACCGCGTCGTCAACGTCGGCATCCGGGAACAGCTGCTCATCGGCGCCGGGGCCGGAATGGCGCTCACCGGAATGCGGCCGATCGTGCACACCTTCGCCAGCTTCCTGGTGGAGCGCCCCTTCGAACAGGTGAAGCTGGACTTCGGCCACCAGGGCGTGGGCGGGGTACTGGTCAGCGCCGGAGCCTCCTACGACTGGCCGGCCGGCGGTTTCACCCATATGGCACCCGGCGACGTCGCGCTCCTGGACACCCTCGACGGCTGGACGGTGCACGTTCCGGGGCACCCCGACGAGGCCGAGACGCTGCTGCGGGACGCCGTCACCGGGGACGACCGGGTCTATGTGCGGCTCTCCATGCAGTCCAACGAGCGGGCCCGTCCGGTCGGCGGGGCGGGCGGGTTCACCACGGTGCGCGAGGGGACGGGCGGCGTGGTGATCGCCGTCGGCCCGATGCTCGACAACGTCCTCGCGGCCACCGAGGGGCTCGACGTGAGCGTGCTGTACGCGACGACGGTGCGGCCGTTCGACGGGGACGGCCTGCGCGGGGCGGTCGGCGACCGGCCGGCCGCCGACGTGGTCATCGTCGAGCCGTACCTCGCGGGCACGTCCACGGCGGCGGCCAACGACGCGCTCGCCGCCCTCCCGCACCGGATCCTGGGCCTGGGCGTCGCCCGCCAGGAACTGCGCCGGTACGGGCAGATGGACGAGCACCTCGCCGCTCACGGCCTGGACCCGCGGGGCCTGCGGCAGCGGATCGGCGGGTTCCTGGGCCGGTGA
- a CDS encoding transketolase, with protein MTHTTTAHAPAYRDLHRLMSLMTGDEKHDTAATSTLDTLWVLYDRVLRVSPETADSPDRDRFLLSKGHGPMAYYAVLAAHGFFGEELLAGFGSYDSPLGHHPDRLLVPGAEIGSGSLGHGLPLAVGTALGLRAQGLTGPRVWVLTGDAELDEGSNHEAIAYAAPAGLDQLHTVVIDNASATYGRPGGIAGRFATAGWSVASVDGRDHEELYAAFTAPHPGQPRAVVARVAPKR; from the coding sequence ATGACGCACACGACTACCGCTCACGCCCCCGCCTACCGCGATCTGCACCGGCTGATGAGCCTGATGACCGGCGACGAGAAGCACGACACCGCCGCCACCTCGACGCTCGACACCCTGTGGGTGCTCTACGACCGGGTGCTGCGGGTGTCACCGGAAACCGCGGACTCCCCCGACCGCGACCGCTTCCTGCTGTCCAAGGGGCACGGGCCGATGGCGTACTACGCCGTCCTCGCCGCGCACGGGTTCTTCGGCGAGGAGCTGCTGGCGGGCTTCGGCTCGTACGACTCGCCGCTCGGCCACCATCCGGACCGGCTGCTGGTGCCCGGAGCCGAGATCGGCAGCGGTTCGCTGGGGCACGGGCTGCCGCTGGCCGTGGGCACCGCGCTGGGGCTGCGGGCCCAGGGGCTGACCGGCCCTCGCGTATGGGTGCTGACCGGGGACGCCGAACTGGACGAGGGCAGCAACCACGAGGCGATCGCCTACGCGGCCCCGGCGGGCCTCGACCAGCTGCACACCGTGGTCATCGACAACGCCTCGGCGACGTACGGCCGCCCCGGCGGCATCGCCGGCCGGTTCGCGACCGCGGGCTGGTCGGTGGCCTCCGTGGACGGACGGGACCACGAGGAGCTGTACGCCGCCTTCACCGCGCCGCACCCCGGACAGCCGCGTGCCGTGGTCGCCCGGGTCGCCCCCAAGCGCTGA
- a CDS encoding DEAD/DEAH box helicase: MAPAGSFAELGLPDALLTAMTGLDVTEPFPIQAATLPDALAGRDVLGRARTGSGKTLAFGLALLVRTAGRRAEAKRPLALVLVPTRELAQQVGDALEPYARVLGLGMTTVVGGLSMNRQAAALKAGTEVVVATPGRLCDLISRRHLHLDRVGIAVLDEADQMCDMGFLPQVSEILDQVRPDGQRLLFSATLDRNVDQLVERYLNDPVLVSVDPARASVTTMEHHVLNVHAADKYAAATEIAAREGRVLMFLDTKAGVDAFTRHLKSSGIPAAALHSGKSQPQRTHTLDQFRSGAVTALVATNVAARGIHIDELDLVVNVDAPTDAKDYLHRSGRTARAGQSGKAVTLVTPGQRRDVSKLMSEAGIRPTVTQVRSGEAELTRITGAKRPPTTKPAQTGRRPFRGMGTQAPKESRRAAQSRQEAEARRASQVRKGR; the protein is encoded by the coding sequence ATGGCGCCCGCCGGGTCCTTCGCGGAGCTGGGACTGCCCGACGCGCTGCTGACGGCGATGACCGGTCTCGACGTCACCGAGCCCTTCCCCATCCAGGCGGCGACCCTGCCCGACGCGCTGGCCGGCCGGGACGTGCTGGGGCGGGCGCGGACGGGTTCCGGCAAGACGCTGGCCTTCGGGCTGGCCCTGCTGGTCCGTACCGCCGGGCGGCGCGCGGAGGCGAAGCGCCCCCTCGCCCTGGTGCTCGTCCCGACCCGGGAGCTCGCCCAGCAGGTGGGTGACGCCCTGGAGCCGTACGCGCGCGTGCTCGGACTGGGAATGACGACGGTGGTCGGCGGACTGTCGATGAACCGGCAGGCGGCCGCGCTGAAGGCGGGTACCGAGGTGGTCGTCGCGACCCCGGGACGGCTCTGCGACCTGATCTCACGACGCCACCTCCATCTGGACCGGGTGGGGATCGCCGTGCTCGACGAGGCGGACCAGATGTGCGACATGGGCTTCCTGCCGCAGGTCTCGGAGATCCTGGACCAGGTGCGCCCCGACGGCCAGCGACTGCTCTTCTCGGCCACGCTCGACCGGAACGTCGACCAGTTGGTGGAGCGCTACCTCAACGACCCGGTCCTCGTCTCGGTCGACCCGGCCCGCGCCTCGGTCACCACGATGGAGCACCACGTCCTCAACGTGCACGCCGCCGACAAGTACGCGGCGGCGACCGAGATCGCCGCCCGCGAGGGGCGGGTGCTGATGTTCCTGGACACCAAGGCGGGCGTGGACGCCTTCACCCGCCACCTGAAGAGCAGCGGAATCCCGGCGGCCGCCCTGCACAGCGGCAAGTCGCAGCCGCAGCGCACGCACACGCTGGACCAGTTCAGGAGCGGCGCCGTCACCGCGCTGGTGGCCACGAACGTGGCGGCCCGCGGCATCCACATCGACGAGCTGGACCTGGTGGTGAACGTGGACGCGCCCACGGACGCCAAGGACTACCTGCACCGCAGCGGCCGCACCGCGCGGGCCGGCCAGTCGGGCAAGGCCGTCACCCTGGTCACACCGGGCCAGCGGCGGGACGTGAGCAAGCTGATGTCCGAGGCCGGGATCCGGCCGACGGTCACTCAGGTGCGCTCCGGCGAGGCCGAGTTGACGCGCATCACCGGCGCCAAGCGGCCGCCGACGACCAAACCCGCACAGACGGGCAGGCGGCCGTTCCGAGGGATGGGGACCCAGGCCCCCAAGGAGAGCCGCCGCGCCGCCCAGTCCCGTCAGGAGGCGGAGGCCCGCAGGGCGTCCCAGGTGCGCAAGGGCCGCTGA
- a CDS encoding YciI family protein, producing MAKYLLLKHYRGAPAAVNDVCMDQWTPEEISAHMKYMHDFAARLEGTGEFVDGQALAPEGTFVRYDGEGRPPITDGPFAETKDLIAGWMVIDVDSYERAVELAGELSAAPGAGGNPIHEWLELRPFLTEPPTITE from the coding sequence ATGGCGAAGTACCTGCTTCTGAAGCACTACCGAGGCGCCCCGGCCGCCGTCAACGATGTCTGCATGGACCAGTGGACGCCGGAGGAGATCTCGGCCCACATGAAGTACATGCACGACTTCGCGGCCCGGCTGGAGGGGACCGGTGAGTTCGTCGACGGCCAGGCGCTCGCCCCGGAGGGGACCTTCGTCCGGTACGACGGCGAGGGCCGCCCGCCGATCACCGACGGCCCGTTCGCGGAGACCAAGGACCTCATCGCCGGCTGGATGGTGATCGACGTCGACAGCTACGAGCGCGCCGTCGAGCTGGCCGGGGAACTGTCGGCCGCGCCCGGGGCGGGCGGCAACCCGATCCACGAGTGGCTGGAGCTGCGCCCCTTCCTGACCGAGCCGCCCACCATCACGGAGTGA
- a CDS encoding RNA polymerase sigma factor, whose amino-acid sequence MDDVMLRSLTPGVLGILVRRGADFAAAEDAVQDALAEAVRVWPADRPRDPKGWLVTVAWRRFLDATRADAARRRREDLVEEQPAPGPATAVDDTLQLYFLCAHPSLTPSSAVALTLRAVGGLTTRQIAQAYLVPEATMAQRISRAKRTVSGARFDRPGDVATVLRVLYLVFNEGYSGDVDLAAEAIRLTRQLAAGIDHPEVAGLLALMLLHHARRAARTASDGSLVPLAEQDRGLWDTASIAEGVGILQTALARDRLGEFQAQAAVAALHADAPTAEETDWVQIVEWYDELARLTDSPVVRLNRAVAVGQADGPRAGLAALAKLDESLPRYTAAAAYLHERDGDLARAARLYAEAALKAPDLAERDHLTRQAARLNSRRSG is encoded by the coding sequence ATGGATGACGTCATGCTCCGGAGCCTCACGCCGGGCGTGCTCGGGATCCTCGTCCGCCGCGGAGCCGACTTCGCGGCGGCCGAGGACGCCGTCCAGGACGCGCTGGCAGAGGCGGTCCGGGTCTGGCCGGCCGACCGGCCGCGGGATCCGAAGGGCTGGCTGGTCACCGTCGCCTGGCGGCGGTTCCTCGACGCCACCCGGGCGGACGCGGCCCGCCGGCGGCGCGAGGACCTCGTCGAGGAGCAGCCGGCCCCCGGACCCGCGACCGCGGTGGACGACACGCTCCAGCTCTACTTCCTGTGCGCCCACCCGTCTCTGACGCCCTCGTCCGCCGTCGCGCTCACACTGCGCGCCGTCGGAGGGCTGACCACCCGCCAGATCGCCCAGGCCTACCTGGTGCCGGAGGCGACCATGGCCCAGCGCATCAGCCGGGCCAAACGCACCGTCTCCGGCGCGAGGTTCGACCGGCCGGGCGACGTCGCCACCGTGCTGCGCGTGCTCTACCTGGTCTTCAACGAGGGGTACTCCGGCGATGTGGACCTGGCCGCCGAGGCCATCCGGCTCACCCGGCAGCTCGCGGCCGGGATCGACCACCCCGAGGTGGCGGGGCTGCTCGCCCTGATGCTGCTCCACCATGCCCGGCGCGCCGCCCGGACCGCGTCCGACGGCAGCCTGGTGCCGCTGGCCGAGCAGGACCGCGGCCTCTGGGACACCGCGTCGATCGCCGAAGGGGTCGGGATCCTGCAGACGGCCCTGGCCCGTGACCGGCTGGGCGAGTTCCAGGCCCAGGCCGCCGTCGCGGCGCTGCACGCCGACGCGCCCACCGCCGAGGAGACCGACTGGGTGCAGATCGTCGAGTGGTACGACGAGCTCGCGCGCCTGACCGACAGCCCGGTTGTCCGGCTCAACCGTGCGGTGGCGGTGGGCCAGGCCGACGGGCCGAGGGCCGGACTGGCGGCGCTCGCGAAGCTGGACGAATCGCTGCCCCGGTACACAGCGGCGGCCGCCTACCTCCACGAGCGTGACGGCGACCTCGCGAGGGCGGCACGGCTGTACGCGGAGGCGGCCCTGAAGGCGCCCGACCTGGCCGAGCGCGACCACCTGACGCGCCAGGCCGCCCGGCTCAACTCCCGGCGCTCGGGCTGA
- a CDS encoding GntR family transcriptional regulator: MESITRLITIDRSSPVPLYFQVAQQLQQLIESGTLAPGTRLENEIALADQFGLSRPTMRQAMQHLVDKGLLARKRGVGTQVVNNRVRRQIELTSLFEDLKRDGRRPRTELLSMLTVPASDRIAAALKVEPGAATVALRRLRYADDEPIAVMENHLPADLLGLTEEELTGHGLYELLRRAGIALRTAEQTIGARRATAPEARLLGEPRGGTLLTMERTVLGDAGRPVEFGSHLYRASRYSFEMTLTAQ, encoded by the coding sequence ATGGAGTCGATCACCAGGCTGATCACCATCGACCGGAGCAGCCCGGTGCCGCTGTACTTCCAGGTCGCACAGCAGCTTCAACAGCTCATCGAGTCAGGCACGTTGGCACCGGGGACGCGGCTGGAGAACGAGATCGCCCTGGCCGACCAGTTCGGGCTCTCCCGGCCGACCATGCGCCAGGCCATGCAGCATCTGGTGGACAAGGGACTGCTCGCCCGCAAACGGGGGGTCGGCACCCAGGTCGTCAACAACCGGGTACGCAGGCAGATCGAGCTCACCAGTCTGTTCGAGGACCTCAAACGTGACGGCCGACGGCCGCGCACCGAGCTGCTGTCCATGCTCACCGTGCCCGCCTCCGACCGGATCGCCGCCGCCCTCAAGGTCGAACCCGGCGCCGCCACCGTGGCCCTGCGCCGACTGCGGTACGCGGACGACGAGCCCATAGCGGTCATGGAGAACCACCTGCCGGCGGACCTCCTGGGCCTGACCGAAGAGGAGCTCACCGGACACGGCCTCTACGAGCTGCTCAGGCGGGCGGGCATCGCGCTGCGCACCGCGGAGCAGACCATCGGCGCGCGCCGGGCCACCGCGCCGGAGGCCCGACTGCTGGGCGAACCCCGCGGCGGCACCCTGCTCACCATGGAGCGCACGGTCCTCGGGGACGCCGGGCGCCCGGTGGAGTTCGGCTCGCACCTGTACCGGGCGTCCCGGTACTCGTTCGAGATGACCCTGACCGCACAGTGA
- a CDS encoding LLM class F420-dependent oxidoreductase, whose translation MTVGVAIGATGTGNQIDASVRLAAQAAAAGLRSAWFGQTFGADSPQLAAIVGREVPGIDVGTSAIPVFGRHPLIVSSQALTAQAATHGRYHLGLALGTRLLTEGGFGIPYERPIARLREFLTALRQLTETGTADFHGELLTASTPVPAHVPGAEAGVPLLVAAMGPQALRVSGELADGILPYLAGPRALAEHIVPAVTEAARNAGRPAPRIVALVHGVVTSDPDAARAAATEQLAFYEQIPSYARAVELSGGKRAADVAVIGDERTVAAEVRRYRDAGATEVVFSGTDLAGEADRQRTWALLGELAG comes from the coding sequence ATGACTGTTGGAGTAGCCATCGGTGCGACCGGCACCGGCAACCAGATCGATGCCAGCGTGCGCCTTGCCGCCCAGGCCGCGGCCGCGGGGCTGCGGTCCGCCTGGTTCGGGCAGACCTTCGGGGCCGACTCGCCCCAGCTCGCGGCGATCGTCGGACGGGAGGTGCCCGGCATCGACGTGGGCACATCTGCGATCCCCGTCTTCGGCCGCCACCCGCTGATCGTTTCCAGCCAGGCCCTGACCGCACAGGCGGCCACGCACGGCCGCTACCACCTGGGGCTGGCGCTCGGCACCAGACTGCTGACCGAGGGGGGCTTCGGCATCCCGTACGAGCGGCCCATCGCCCGTCTGCGGGAATTCCTGACCGCGCTGCGCCAGCTCACCGAGACGGGCACCGCCGACTTCCACGGCGAACTGCTCACCGCGAGCACTCCGGTCCCCGCGCACGTGCCCGGGGCGGAGGCGGGCGTGCCGCTGCTCGTCGCCGCGATGGGCCCGCAGGCGCTCCGCGTCAGCGGCGAGCTGGCGGACGGGATCCTGCCCTATCTCGCCGGCCCCCGGGCCCTGGCCGAGCACATCGTGCCGGCCGTCACCGAGGCGGCGCGGAACGCGGGCCGTCCCGCGCCCCGGATCGTGGCGCTCGTGCACGGTGTGGTCACGAGCGACCCCGACGCGGCGCGCGCGGCGGCCACCGAGCAGCTGGCCTTCTACGAGCAGATTCCCTCCTACGCACGGGCCGTCGAACTGTCCGGCGGGAAACGGGCCGCCGACGTGGCCGTGATCGGCGACGAGCGGACGGTCGCCGCCGAGGTCCGGCGCTACCGGGACGCCGGGGCCACCGAGGTGGTGTTCTCGGGTACGGACCTGGCCGGAGAGGCCGACCGGCAGCGGACGTGGGCGCTGCTGGGAGAGCTGGCCGGCTGA
- a CDS encoding glyceraldehyde-3-phosphate dehydrogenase, producing MTVNDDSFTNWKNREEIAESMIPIIGKLHRERDVTVLLHSRSLVNKSVVSILKTHRFARQIAGEELSVTETLPFLKALTTLDLGPSQIDIGMLAATYRTDGRGLSEAEFTAGAVAGATGADKIERREPRDVVLYGFGRIGRLLARLLIEKAGSGNGLRLRAVVVRKAAGQDIVKRASLLRRDSIHGQFQGTITVDEANNKIIANGNEIRVIYSDDPTTVDYTAYGIKDAVLIDNTGRWRDREGLSQHLRPGIAKVVLTAPGKGDVPNVVHGVNHDMIKPDEQIISCASCTTNAIVPPLKAMADEYGVLRGHVETIHSFTNDQNLLDNYHSSDRRGRSAPLNMVITETGAASAVAKALPDLDATITGSSIRVPVPDVSIAILSLKLGRDTTRAEVLDHLREVSLTSPLKRQIDFTTAPDAVSSDFIGSRHASIVDAGPTQVDGDNAILYLWYDNEFGYSCQVVRVVQHVSGVEYPTFPVPVL from the coding sequence GTGACTGTCAATGACGACTCGTTCACCAACTGGAAGAACCGCGAGGAGATCGCGGAGTCGATGATCCCGATCATCGGGAAGCTGCACCGGGAGCGGGACGTCACCGTCCTGCTGCACAGCCGCTCCCTGGTGAACAAGTCGGTGGTCAGCATCCTCAAGACCCACCGGTTCGCCCGGCAGATCGCCGGTGAGGAGCTCTCGGTCACCGAGACCCTGCCGTTCCTGAAGGCGCTCACCACCCTCGATCTCGGCCCTTCCCAGATCGACATCGGCATGCTCGCCGCGACGTACCGGACCGACGGCCGAGGCCTCTCCGAGGCGGAGTTCACCGCCGGGGCCGTCGCCGGCGCCACCGGGGCCGACAAGATCGAGCGCCGTGAGCCGCGCGATGTCGTCCTCTACGGATTCGGCCGCATCGGCCGCCTCCTCGCCCGGCTGCTCATCGAGAAGGCGGGTTCCGGCAACGGTCTCCGGCTGCGTGCCGTCGTCGTCCGCAAGGCCGCCGGCCAGGACATCGTCAAGCGCGCCTCGCTGCTGCGCCGCGACTCGATCCACGGCCAGTTCCAGGGCACGATCACCGTCGACGAGGCGAACAACAAGATCATCGCCAACGGCAACGAGATCAGGGTCATCTACTCCGACGACCCGACGACGGTGGACTACACGGCGTACGGCATCAAGGACGCCGTTCTCATCGACAACACCGGCAGGTGGCGTGACCGCGAGGGGCTGTCCCAGCACCTGCGCCCCGGTATCGCCAAGGTCGTGCTCACCGCACCCGGCAAGGGCGATGTCCCCAATGTCGTCCATGGCGTCAACCACGACATGATCAAGCCGGACGAGCAGATCATCTCCTGCGCCTCCTGCACCACCAACGCGATCGTCCCGCCGCTGAAGGCGATGGCGGACGAGTACGGCGTCCTGCGCGGGCACGTGGAGACGATCCACTCGTTCACCAACGACCAGAACCTGCTGGACAACTACCACAGTTCCGACCGCCGCGGCCGCTCGGCGCCGCTCAACATGGTCATCACCGAGACCGGTGCGGCGTCCGCCGTGGCCAAGGCGCTGCCGGACCTCGACGCCACGATCACCGGAAGCTCGATCCGGGTCCCGGTGCCGGACGTCTCGATCGCGATCCTCAGCCTGAAGCTCGGCCGTGACACCACCCGCGCGGAGGTGCTCGACCACCTCCGCGAGGTGTCGCTGACCTCGCCGCTCAAGCGCCAGATCGACTTCACCACAGCCCCGGACGCGGTCTCCAGCGACTTCATCGGCTCGCGCCACGCCTCCATCGTGGACGCGGGGCCCACCCAGGTCGA